One stretch of Jiangella gansuensis DSM 44835 DNA includes these proteins:
- a CDS encoding GvpL/GvpF family gas vesicle protein — MTLTQPKVTTDEAAGEAAVVTARYVYAIVPADTVVPAGLKGIDDAPVEVVPHGDIAAAVGTLVTGRAYGRREDLLAHNRVIDTLAKRGPVVPVRFGSVLADAELVVAELLAPNAEFFAGVIDELAGHQQFVLRARYDEEAVLAEIVSENPEIARLRDQTRELTVEASWNERVRLGELVARALEVKRDVDSSALLDLLAPHAASWNIRSAGEVDHLVDIAFLVADEQRDGFEAAAEQAAKRLAGRGRVRLVGPTAPYDFVPGDEPWVS, encoded by the coding sequence ATGACGCTCACCCAACCGAAGGTGACAACGGACGAGGCGGCGGGCGAAGCGGCCGTGGTCACGGCGCGGTACGTGTACGCGATCGTCCCGGCGGACACGGTCGTGCCGGCGGGCCTGAAGGGCATCGACGACGCGCCCGTCGAGGTGGTGCCGCACGGTGACATCGCGGCGGCGGTCGGCACGCTGGTCACGGGCCGTGCGTACGGTCGCCGTGAGGATCTGCTGGCGCACAACCGGGTGATCGACACGCTGGCGAAGCGGGGCCCGGTCGTCCCGGTCCGCTTCGGCTCGGTGCTCGCCGACGCCGAGCTGGTGGTGGCGGAGTTGCTGGCGCCGAATGCCGAGTTCTTCGCCGGCGTCATCGACGAGCTGGCGGGGCATCAGCAGTTCGTCCTCCGGGCCCGGTACGACGAGGAGGCGGTGCTGGCCGAGATCGTCAGCGAGAACCCGGAGATCGCGCGGCTGCGCGACCAGACCCGGGAACTCACGGTCGAGGCGAGCTGGAACGAACGGGTCCGGCTCGGCGAGCTGGTCGCCCGCGCGCTGGAGGTCAAGCGCGACGTCGACAGCTCCGCGCTGCTCGACCTGCTGGCGCCGCATGCCGCGAGCTGGAACATCCGCTCCGCCGGCGAGGTCGATCACCTGGTCGACATCGCCTTCCTCGTGGCCGACGAGCAACGCGACGGGTTCGAGGCGGCTGCCGAGCAGGCGGCGAAGAGGCTCGCCGGGCGTGGCCGGGTCCGCCTGGTCGGGCCGACCGCGCCCTATGACTTCGTTCCGGGCGACGAGCCGTGGGTCTCTTGA
- a CDS encoding gas vesicle protein GvpG, with amino-acid sequence MGLLTGLITLPLAPVRGVVAVARVVAAEAERQYRDPAAVRRALEQVDQDREAGLLSEEEAAAMEDELIGRLL; translated from the coding sequence GTGGGTCTCTTGACCGGCCTGATCACGCTGCCGCTCGCGCCGGTGCGCGGCGTCGTCGCTGTCGCCCGCGTGGTCGCAGCGGAGGCCGAACGTCAGTACCGCGACCCGGCCGCGGTGCGGCGCGCCCTGGAGCAGGTCGACCAGGACCGCGAGGCCGGCCTGTTGTCCGAGGAGGAGGCCGCTGCCATGGAGGACGAGCTCATCGGGAGGCTGCTGTGA
- a CDS encoding gas vesicle protein, which translates to MKAGDVAARAVEELHGLSGRVAEGVTGIERTDDGWRVRVEVVELERIPQSTDLLAEYAVDLDEDAGLTGYRRVRRYTRGASRED; encoded by the coding sequence GTGAAGGCCGGCGACGTGGCCGCGCGGGCGGTCGAGGAGCTGCACGGCCTGAGCGGCCGGGTCGCCGAGGGTGTCACCGGGATCGAACGCACCGACGACGGATGGCGGGTGCGGGTGGAGGTCGTCGAGCTGGAACGCATTCCGCAGTCCACCGACCTCCTCGCGGAGTATGCCGTCGACCTCGACGAGGACGCCGGGCTCACCGGCTACCGGAGAGTCCGGCGGTACACCCGTGGCGCGTCGAGGGAGGACTGA
- a CDS encoding GvpL/GvpF family gas vesicle protein — MSDTGCYLYAIAKPVDDDVIGGLRGVAGEPVRTVRHRDLVAVVGTVDTGADGGFGADALRHHLNDLQWLEGMVRAHHAVVDGVARVVPTAPLRLATICDDDDGVRDRLDRWHDGFRRALDEVTGRAEWSVKVYAPPATEASPEPAPAAPIGAPGSGAAYLRRRKAAATRREDALAASLAAADDVHAALSHAAADARRLAVQDQRLTGSDTPMSLNGAYLVANDRADEFMDVVHSLRERHPRCRLDVAGPWPAYSFVTVEEQ; from the coding sequence ATGAGTGACACCGGGTGCTACCTCTACGCGATCGCCAAGCCGGTCGACGACGACGTCATCGGTGGCCTGCGCGGCGTGGCCGGCGAACCGGTCCGGACCGTGCGGCACCGAGATCTGGTGGCGGTGGTGGGCACCGTCGACACCGGCGCGGACGGTGGGTTCGGTGCGGATGCACTGCGTCACCACCTGAACGATCTGCAGTGGCTGGAGGGGATGGTGCGGGCTCACCACGCCGTGGTCGACGGGGTCGCCCGGGTGGTGCCCACCGCGCCGCTGCGTCTGGCCACGATCTGCGACGACGACGACGGCGTGCGCGACCGGCTCGACCGGTGGCACGACGGCTTCCGGCGCGCACTCGACGAGGTGACGGGCCGGGCGGAATGGAGCGTGAAGGTGTACGCGCCGCCCGCCACCGAGGCGTCGCCCGAGCCGGCGCCGGCGGCCCCGATCGGCGCCCCGGGGTCGGGTGCGGCGTATCTGCGCCGCCGCAAGGCCGCCGCCACCCGGCGGGAGGACGCGCTGGCCGCGTCGCTCGCCGCGGCCGACGACGTCCACGCCGCGCTGTCCCACGCCGCGGCGGATGCTCGCCGGCTGGCCGTGCAGGACCAGCGGCTCACCGGCAGCGACACACCGATGAGCCTCAACGGTGCCTACCTCGTGGCGAACGACCGCGCCGACGAGTTCATGGACGTCGTGCACAGCCTGCGGGAACGGCACCCACGCTGCCGCCTCGACGTCGCCGGGCCGTGGCCCGCGTACTCGTTCGTGACCGTGGAGGAACAGTGA
- a CDS encoding gas vesicle protein, whose protein sequence is MTVAPALTPSRPEGAQIALVDLLDRLLATGVVLAGDITISLAGVDLVEVRLHALISSVRAGERDD, encoded by the coding sequence GTGACCGTCGCCCCGGCGCTCACGCCGTCCCGGCCCGAGGGCGCGCAGATCGCCCTGGTGGACCTCCTCGACCGGCTGCTGGCCACCGGCGTCGTGCTGGCCGGCGACATCACCATCTCCCTGGCGGGGGTCGACCTCGTCGAGGTCCGGCTGCACGCCCTGATCAGCTCTGTCCGGGCGGGTGAGCGGGATGACTGA
- a CDS encoding gas vesicle protein K, with protein sequence MTDPVHVLPRRLDTTANSVERDLFKLVLTVIELIRQLMERQALRRVDEGDLTDEQVESLGVALMRLDEAMSELRGRYGLTVRDLDIDLGPLGTLLGDG encoded by the coding sequence ATGACTGACCCCGTCCACGTCCTGCCCCGGCGCCTGGACACCACCGCAAACTCGGTCGAGCGGGACCTGTTCAAGCTGGTTCTCACGGTGATCGAGCTGATCCGTCAGCTGATGGAGCGCCAGGCCCTGCGCCGCGTCGACGAAGGCGACCTGACCGACGAGCAGGTGGAGAGCCTCGGCGTGGCGCTGATGCGGCTGGACGAGGCGATGAGCGAGCTGCGCGGCCGGTACGGCCTGACCGTCCGCGACCTCGACATAGACCTCGGCCCGCTGGGCACGCTGCTCGGCGACGGCTGA
- a CDS encoding FAD-dependent oxidoreductase yields MQPRSYWLDSTGDPSLGRAEHPQEADVVVLGAGIAGITTAYLLKQAGMTVALIEADDRLAAGVTGHTTAKVTSQHGAMYATLTSSFGPDTARAYGAGQHLAIDWIETEAAAIGAEADLSRRDSYAYVEDESSVPGLRREAGAAAEAGLPAQFVTGTELPFPVAGAVRFTGQAQFHPRRWLLALAARIPGDGSEIVTGTRATGLTEGDPCVVETTSGPVRGRHVVVTTHYPIFDRGVFFARLEPRRDLVVAGPADPDDVPAGMYISTEDRHSIRTTPLDDGRVLVIVGGEPHRVGARTSVARHYDELHAWAQDRLPVREYRYRWLAHDLTTVDSLPYIGRFHPRTRNVWVATGFGHWGMTNGTLAGLLLRDLITGEENPLAGVFDPTRRTVRQSATEFVRANAYVAARLIGDRVDTLATRPGPAALRPGSGRVITAGTRAIAAYRDDEGSLHCLSARCTHLGCLVVFNDAERTWDCPCHASRFDTDGRVLSGPAVRPLPRVAPPE; encoded by the coding sequence ATGCAACCCCGCTCCTACTGGCTGGACAGCACCGGCGACCCTTCGCTGGGACGCGCCGAGCACCCGCAAGAGGCCGACGTCGTCGTCCTGGGCGCCGGAATCGCCGGCATCACCACGGCCTACCTGCTCAAGCAGGCCGGGATGACGGTGGCGCTGATCGAAGCCGACGACCGGCTGGCCGCCGGAGTCACCGGGCACACGACGGCGAAGGTGACGAGCCAGCACGGCGCGATGTACGCCACGCTCACCAGCTCCTTCGGGCCGGACACCGCACGGGCCTACGGCGCCGGGCAACACCTGGCGATCGACTGGATCGAGACCGAGGCCGCGGCGATCGGCGCCGAAGCCGACCTGTCCCGGCGCGACAGCTATGCCTACGTCGAGGACGAGTCGTCGGTTCCCGGGCTGCGCCGTGAAGCCGGCGCGGCGGCGGAGGCCGGCCTGCCGGCGCAGTTCGTCACCGGAACCGAGCTGCCGTTCCCCGTGGCCGGGGCCGTCCGGTTTACCGGACAGGCCCAGTTCCACCCGCGCCGCTGGCTGCTCGCGCTCGCCGCCCGCATTCCCGGCGACGGCAGCGAGATCGTCACCGGCACCCGCGCCACCGGGCTCACCGAGGGCGACCCGTGCGTCGTCGAGACCACCTCCGGACCGGTACGCGGCCGGCACGTCGTCGTCACCACCCACTATCCGATCTTCGACCGGGGCGTCTTCTTCGCCCGCCTCGAGCCGCGTCGCGACCTCGTCGTCGCCGGCCCGGCGGATCCCGACGACGTCCCCGCCGGCATGTACATCTCCACCGAGGACCGGCACTCGATCCGCACCACGCCACTCGACGACGGGCGGGTCCTGGTCATCGTGGGTGGTGAGCCACACCGGGTGGGCGCTCGCACCAGCGTCGCCCGGCACTACGACGAGCTGCACGCGTGGGCCCAGGACCGGCTGCCGGTCCGGGAGTACCGGTACCGCTGGCTCGCCCACGACCTCACCACCGTCGACTCACTCCCCTACATCGGCCGCTTCCACCCGCGCACCCGCAACGTCTGGGTGGCCACCGGCTTCGGGCACTGGGGCATGACCAACGGCACGCTGGCCGGCCTCCTGCTCCGCGACCTGATCACCGGCGAGGAGAACCCTCTGGCCGGGGTCTTCGACCCCACCCGCCGTACCGTGCGCCAGTCAGCCACCGAGTTCGTCCGCGCCAATGCCTATGTGGCCGCCCGGCTGATCGGCGACCGGGTCGACACGCTCGCCACCCGGCCAGGGCCGGCCGCGCTCCGGCCGGGCAGCGGCCGGGTCATCACCGCCGGCACGAGGGCGATCGCGGCCTACCGTGACGACGAAGGCTCGCTCCATTGCCTGTCCGCGCGCTGCACCCACCTCGGCTGCCTCGTCGTGTTCAACGACGCCGAACGGACCTGGGACTGCCCGTGTCACGCCTCGCGCTTCGACACCGACGGACGGGTCCTCTCCGGCCCCGCCGTCCGCCCACTACCGCGCGTGGCACCGCCGGAGTGA
- a CDS encoding thiamine pyrophosphate-requiring protein, which yields MAEQRVVADLIVDRLRQWGVRRLFGYSGDGINGVMGALRRAGGDPEFVQARHEENAALMAVGHAKYTGTVGVVTSTQGPGAVHLLNGLYDAKLDHVPVVAVVGQQHTTVLGAEYQQEIDLTSLFKDVAAQFVQTVLAAEQAPMVLDRAFRTALATRSPCVAIVPHDVQTEPVPDELPQQHGVVVTAPEWRAPRVVPADDDLRAAADVLGAGRRVAVLVGQGARDAGNEVRAVAERLGASVTTSLLGKPWWDESLPYSCGVMGHLGTSASGFLLDSCDTLLIVGSNDPWTEFYPAPGQARAVQVDIDGRHLGNRYPVEVGLAGDAAETMRALLPLLPEHSDDTWRHDVDAAVTEWRDIAEERAALAADPVNPEQVVRALSSRLPANARVSVDVGSITYWYARHLLLPTGVQAHLSSTLASMGSALPYGLAAKLDRPGAAVVALSGDGAMQMNGLNELVTVARLWPGWEDPRFVVLVLNNRELAEVTWEQRETEGEPRFDASQSLPDVPYARYADLLGLRGIRVDDPRDVDAAWDAALAADRPVLIEAVVDPDVPLLPPFPAGAQKLEPMREALRREGPPGRHARELLDAHAGMERRR from the coding sequence GTGGCTGAACAGCGAGTGGTCGCCGATCTCATCGTCGACAGGTTGCGTCAGTGGGGTGTGCGCCGGCTGTTCGGGTACTCCGGCGACGGCATCAACGGCGTGATGGGTGCCCTGCGCCGGGCCGGTGGCGACCCGGAGTTCGTGCAGGCCCGGCACGAGGAGAACGCGGCCCTGATGGCTGTGGGGCACGCCAAGTACACCGGGACGGTGGGTGTCGTGACGAGCACCCAGGGTCCGGGCGCGGTGCATCTGCTGAACGGACTGTACGACGCGAAGCTCGACCACGTGCCGGTGGTCGCCGTCGTCGGGCAGCAGCACACCACGGTGCTGGGCGCGGAGTACCAGCAGGAGATCGACCTGACCAGTCTGTTCAAGGACGTGGCTGCCCAGTTCGTCCAGACGGTCCTGGCCGCGGAACAGGCGCCGATGGTGCTGGACCGCGCCTTCCGGACCGCGCTGGCCACTCGCTCGCCCTGTGTGGCGATCGTGCCGCACGACGTCCAGACCGAGCCGGTGCCGGACGAACTGCCGCAGCAGCACGGCGTCGTCGTCACCGCGCCCGAGTGGCGGGCGCCGCGCGTCGTACCGGCCGACGACGACCTGCGCGCCGCCGCAGACGTCCTCGGCGCCGGGCGGCGGGTGGCCGTCCTGGTCGGCCAGGGCGCCCGGGACGCCGGCAACGAGGTCAGAGCGGTCGCCGAACGGCTGGGCGCAAGCGTGACCACGAGCCTGCTCGGCAAGCCGTGGTGGGACGAGTCGCTCCCCTACAGCTGCGGTGTCATGGGGCATCTCGGCACGTCCGCGTCCGGTTTCCTGCTGGACTCGTGCGACACACTGCTGATCGTCGGCAGCAACGACCCATGGACGGAGTTCTACCCCGCGCCCGGGCAGGCCCGGGCGGTGCAGGTCGACATCGACGGACGGCACCTGGGCAACCGGTACCCCGTCGAGGTGGGCCTGGCCGGCGACGCCGCCGAGACCATGCGGGCCCTCCTACCCCTGCTTCCCGAACACTCCGACGACACCTGGCGGCACGACGTCGACGCCGCCGTCACCGAGTGGCGTGACATCGCCGAGGAGCGGGCCGCGCTCGCGGCCGACCCGGTGAATCCCGAGCAGGTCGTGCGTGCGCTGAGTTCCCGGCTGCCGGCGAACGCCAGGGTCAGCGTCGACGTCGGCTCGATCACCTACTGGTACGCGCGGCACCTGCTGTTGCCCACCGGTGTCCAGGCACACCTCTCCTCCACGCTGGCGTCCATGGGCTCGGCGCTGCCGTACGGCCTGGCCGCGAAGCTGGACCGGCCCGGCGCTGCGGTCGTGGCACTCAGCGGTGACGGCGCAATGCAGATGAACGGACTGAACGAGCTGGTGACCGTCGCCCGGCTCTGGCCCGGCTGGGAGGATCCGCGGTTCGTGGTGCTCGTGCTGAACAATCGCGAGCTGGCGGAGGTCACCTGGGAACAACGAGAGACCGAGGGCGAGCCCCGGTTCGACGCCAGCCAGTCGCTGCCCGACGTCCCGTACGCGCGCTACGCCGACCTGCTGGGGCTGCGCGGGATCCGGGTGGACGATCCGCGGGACGTTGACGCCGCATGGGACGCCGCTCTGGCCGCCGACCGTCCGGTTCTGATCGAGGCCGTCGTCGACCCGGACGTGCCGCTGCTGCCGCCTTTCCCAGCCGGTGCGCAGAAGCTCGAGCCGATGCGCGAGGCCCTGCGACGTGAGGGCCCGCCCGGCCGCCACGCACGAGAGCTCCTCGATGCCCATGCCGGCATGGAACGCCGGCGCTGA
- a CDS encoding DUF7218 family protein has product MPSKSANVKNEKQYEALKDKGMSKERAARIANSPGASSRGGKQSGSGGDSSQGGTTAQKKKAGSKGGKAAARKNS; this is encoded by the coding sequence ATGCCCAGCAAGTCGGCGAACGTCAAGAACGAGAAGCAGTACGAGGCCCTGAAGGACAAGGGCATGTCGAAGGAGCGGGCGGCGCGCATCGCCAACTCCCCCGGCGCGTCCAGCCGTGGCGGCAAGCAGAGCGGCTCCGGCGGGGACAGCTCGCAGGGCGGCACCACCGCGCAGAAGAAGAAGGCCGGCAGCAAGGGCGGCAAGGCGGCGGCGCGAAAGAACAGCTGA
- a CDS encoding cytochrome P450, which produces MRIDESAGLVRCGYLWASRLRGGRPAVPVRFLGRESVLVGGPDGVRRFYDPLLRRRGAVPPPVSDVLFGHGSIHGLDGAEHHHQKAMFLDVLAPAAVARLRDGAREQWREATRTWEAGRPVVLFDQAVHVLTATALPWAGVPAEPAGTGRRAGQLAALLDGFASPGPRYARAVLARRSLERWATRLIRAARAHEVHPRPGTALAAVVHAHDTHGQLLPERAAAVALLNVVRPMVAVAWFIAFAGIALHHQPFWRDLIAAGDPTARAAFAHEVRRRYPFVPVLAARAPTAQDVLGVGVPDGGYVILDVHGTDHDPRRWPEPDRFDPGRFLAPPADPDSLVPQGGGDVATGHRCPGETVTLAMIEQAVEHLATTGYDLPAQDLRVDLTRIPARPRSGVVITPAG; this is translated from the coding sequence ATGCGTATCGACGAGTCGGCAGGCCTGGTCCGGTGCGGATATCTGTGGGCGTCGCGGCTGCGCGGTGGGCGGCCGGCGGTTCCGGTCCGGTTCCTGGGACGCGAGTCTGTGCTCGTCGGCGGGCCGGACGGCGTGCGCCGCTTCTACGACCCGCTGCTCCGGCGGCGTGGCGCGGTCCCGCCGCCGGTGAGCGACGTGCTGTTCGGCCACGGATCGATCCACGGCCTGGACGGCGCGGAGCACCACCACCAGAAGGCGATGTTCCTCGACGTGCTCGCCCCCGCCGCGGTGGCGCGACTGCGTGATGGGGCGCGCGAGCAGTGGCGGGAGGCAACGCGGACATGGGAGGCGGGCCGCCCCGTCGTCCTGTTCGACCAGGCCGTCCACGTCTTGACGGCCACCGCGCTGCCGTGGGCGGGAGTCCCGGCCGAGCCCGCCGGCACGGGCCGGCGGGCGGGTCAACTGGCAGCGCTGCTGGACGGCTTCGCCAGCCCTGGCCCGCGCTACGCGAGGGCCGTCCTGGCCCGCCGGTCGCTGGAGCGCTGGGCCACCCGCCTGATCCGGGCCGCGCGCGCTCATGAGGTGCATCCACGGCCGGGCACCGCCCTGGCCGCCGTGGTGCACGCGCACGACACACATGGACAACTGCTGCCGGAGCGAGCCGCCGCGGTCGCCCTGCTGAACGTCGTGCGGCCCATGGTGGCCGTCGCGTGGTTCATCGCTTTCGCCGGGATCGCCCTGCACCACCAGCCGTTCTGGCGCGACCTCATCGCCGCCGGCGACCCGACCGCCCGGGCGGCCTTCGCCCACGAGGTGCGCCGCCGCTACCCGTTCGTGCCGGTCCTGGCCGCGCGGGCTCCCACGGCCCAGGACGTCCTCGGCGTCGGTGTGCCGGACGGCGGTTACGTGATCCTCGACGTGCACGGCACCGACCACGACCCCCGGCGCTGGCCCGAGCCGGACCGCTTCGATCCCGGCCGCTTCCTCGCGCCCCCGGCCGACCCGGACAGCCTCGTGCCGCAAGGCGGAGGGGACGTGGCGACCGGCCACCGCTGTCCGGGCGAGACGGTCACGCTCGCGATGATCGAGCAGGCCGTCGAGCACCTGGCGACCACCGGTTACGACCTGCCGGCCCAGGACCTGCGTGTCGACCTGACCCGGATCCCGGCGCGGCCGCGCAGCGGAGTGGTCATCACGCCCGCCGGCTGA
- a CDS encoding HNH endonuclease, with protein MRELTGVVDRLGELPSAVTDDADRIDAIAALEKVKAAAGAAQAHIIAQFAASQQAANTAMGIRARYAGRGVPEQVGLARRVSPAAAARHVAKARALIEQLPSTFALWRRGEISEHVATIVVTETSHLTASDRRLVDEQLAGQMAGLSPKRAHAAARRLAIQADPAAAVARAGRAREDRRVWVRPAPDTMTVLTALLPCEQGVAAYAALRRHADTLTSAGDERSRDQIMADTLVQRLTGQASPDAVSAEIGLVMTDTTLLADDDTPADLTGYGPIPATLARTIAHGGSDHDSSADRATGDAERARVFLRRLFTDPATAIIAHTDPRRRRFDGALATLLIYRDRTCRDPYCDVPIRHLDHIRAHATGGSTTRHNGRGVCERGNYVKQMPGWTTRLADPYQHIVETTTPTGHTYRSAPPPAPGVHPRRSP; from the coding sequence GTGAGAGAGCTGACCGGTGTGGTGGACCGGCTGGGCGAGCTGCCCTCGGCGGTGACCGATGACGCCGACCGCATCGATGCGATCGCGGCATTGGAGAAGGTGAAAGCCGCCGCCGGTGCGGCACAAGCACACATCATCGCTCAGTTCGCCGCCTCGCAGCAGGCCGCGAACACCGCCATGGGGATACGGGCCCGATACGCCGGTCGCGGGGTACCCGAACAGGTAGGACTGGCCCGCCGGGTGTCCCCGGCTGCCGCGGCCCGGCACGTCGCCAAGGCCCGCGCACTGATCGAACAGCTGCCGAGCACGTTCGCGCTGTGGCGCCGCGGTGAGATCTCCGAGCACGTGGCCACGATCGTGGTCACCGAAACCTCCCACCTCACCGCCTCCGACCGGCGGCTCGTCGACGAGCAGCTGGCTGGGCAGATGGCTGGGCTGAGCCCGAAACGAGCCCACGCCGCCGCGCGACGGCTGGCCATCCAGGCCGACCCGGCCGCCGCGGTCGCACGCGCAGGACGGGCCAGGGAAGACCGCCGCGTCTGGGTGCGCCCGGCACCGGACACCATGACCGTGCTGACCGCGCTCCTGCCCTGCGAACAGGGCGTCGCCGCCTACGCCGCACTGCGCCGGCACGCCGACACCCTCACCAGCGCCGGCGACGAACGCAGCCGGGACCAGATCATGGCCGACACCTTGGTCCAACGCCTCACCGGCCAGGCCAGCCCCGACGCCGTATCCGCCGAAATCGGGCTGGTCATGACCGACACCACCCTGCTGGCCGACGACGACACCCCCGCCGACCTGACCGGCTACGGCCCCATCCCGGCCACCCTGGCCCGCACCATCGCCCACGGCGGCAGCGACCATGACTCGTCCGCGGACCGCGCCACCGGCGACGCCGAGCGGGCACGAGTGTTCCTACGCAGGCTGTTCACCGACCCAGCCACCGCCATCATCGCCCACACCGACCCGCGGCGGCGCCGCTTCGACGGCGCTCTGGCCACCCTGCTGATCTACCGCGACCGCACCTGCCGCGACCCGTACTGCGACGTCCCGATCCGGCACCTCGACCACATCCGGGCGCACGCCACCGGCGGATCCACCACCCGCCACAACGGACGCGGCGTGTGCGAACGCGGCAACTACGTCAAACAGATGCCCGGCTGGACCACCCGCCTCGCCGACCCGTACCAGCACATCGTCGAAACCACCACCCCCACCGGCCACACCTACCGATCAGCACCGCCGCCCGCCCCCGGCGTCCACCCACGAAGATCACCGTGA
- a CDS encoding glycosyltransferase, with product MRILLWHVHGAYTTALVQGGHDYLVPVTADRDADGRGRADTHLWPDSAVEVPAGELRDREIDVVVLQRPRDLRLCWEWTGRRPGVDLPAVYLEHNTPGGGAVTTRHPMADQHAVPIVHVTHFNRLVWDNGDARTVVVEHGIIDPGYRYTGELPRAGVVVNEPVRRGRAVGTDLLGSLASSAPLDVFGMATDRLHAELRLPDERLRTFPDLSQDAMHAALARRRVYVHTHRWTSLGLSLLEAMHLGLPVVVLGTTEAAAAVPQEAGCVSVRPDQLAATAARLLADPPAARAAGRAARTAALSRYGLDRFLRDWDAVLHDVACSHRPTPRRAGRGNSSR from the coding sequence ATGCGGATCCTGCTCTGGCACGTGCACGGCGCCTACACGACGGCTCTGGTCCAGGGCGGCCACGACTACCTCGTGCCGGTGACAGCGGACCGGGACGCCGACGGCCGCGGCCGGGCGGACACCCACCTGTGGCCCGACTCCGCCGTGGAAGTGCCGGCCGGGGAGCTGCGCGACCGTGAGATCGACGTCGTCGTCCTGCAGCGCCCGCGCGACCTGCGGCTGTGCTGGGAATGGACCGGCCGGCGGCCCGGGGTCGACCTGCCCGCGGTGTATCTCGAGCACAACACGCCCGGCGGCGGCGCCGTCACCACCCGCCACCCGATGGCCGACCAGCACGCCGTCCCGATCGTGCACGTCACCCACTTCAACCGGCTCGTGTGGGACAACGGCGACGCCCGCACCGTCGTGGTGGAGCACGGCATCATCGATCCCGGCTACCGCTACACCGGGGAGCTGCCACGCGCCGGAGTCGTCGTCAACGAGCCGGTGCGGCGTGGCCGGGCCGTCGGCACCGACCTGCTGGGGTCACTCGCGTCGTCGGCGCCGCTGGACGTCTTCGGCATGGCCACCGACCGGCTGCACGCCGAACTGCGCCTGCCCGACGAGCGGCTCAGGACGTTCCCCGATCTCTCCCAGGACGCGATGCACGCCGCCCTCGCCCGCCGCCGCGTCTACGTCCACACCCACCGGTGGACCTCGCTGGGGCTGTCACTCCTGGAGGCCATGCATCTGGGCCTGCCCGTGGTCGTGCTGGGAACGACAGAGGCCGCGGCCGCGGTGCCGCAGGAGGCCGGTTGCGTGTCGGTCCGCCCGGACCAGTTGGCCGCCACCGCGGCCCGGCTGCTCGCCGACCCGCCCGCCGCCCGGGCCGCGGGCCGCGCCGCACGGACGGCCGCGCTCTCCCGGTACGGGCTCGACCGGTTCCTGCGCGACTGGGACGCCGTCCTGCACGACGTCGCGTGCTCGCACCGACCAACACCACGCCGGGCCGGCCGCGGGAACTCGTCGAGGTGA